From a single Pseudomonas triticicola genomic region:
- a CDS encoding CmpA/NrtA family ABC transporter substrate-binding protein, with protein MNETSLGPLAWVNGSDAPEKSAINLGFMALSDCASVVVAATQGFAQPYGLTLNLKRQASWANLRDKLVSGELDAAHSLYGLIYAVHLGIGGVAPTDMAVLMGLNQNGQSLNLSHGLQQAGVNSPEALDRHVHQSRAKLTFAQTFPTGTHAMWLYYWLASQGIHPLQDVDSVVVPPPQMVAHLQAGRIDGFCVGEPWAASAVQQDLGFTLATSQSIWPDHPEKVLGCTREFVEQYPNTARALVMAILEASRFIEESPENRRSTAQLLSATEYLDTPAACIEPRFMGDYADGLGNRWQDPHALRFHGDGEVNLPYLSDGMWFMTQFRRWGLLREDPDYLAVARQVQRLDLYREAASAVGIAASHADLRSSQLLDGKVWDGSDPAGYARSFKLHALNDAAPLLAQR; from the coding sequence ATGAACGAAACGTCCTTGGGGCCTCTGGCCTGGGTCAATGGCAGCGATGCGCCGGAAAAGAGCGCGATCAATCTCGGCTTCATGGCGCTGAGCGACTGCGCCTCGGTGGTGGTCGCCGCCACTCAGGGCTTCGCCCAGCCCTACGGCCTGACCCTGAACCTCAAGCGTCAGGCATCATGGGCCAACCTGCGCGACAAACTGGTCAGCGGCGAACTGGATGCCGCGCACAGCCTGTACGGGCTGATTTATGCGGTGCACCTGGGCATCGGCGGCGTCGCCCCGACCGACATGGCGGTGCTGATGGGCCTGAACCAGAATGGCCAGAGCCTGAACCTGTCCCATGGTTTGCAACAGGCTGGCGTGAACAGTCCTGAAGCGCTCGATCGGCATGTGCACCAAAGCCGCGCAAAACTGACCTTCGCCCAGACCTTTCCCACCGGCACCCATGCGATGTGGCTTTATTACTGGCTGGCGAGCCAGGGCATTCATCCATTGCAGGACGTCGACAGCGTGGTGGTGCCGCCGCCGCAAATGGTTGCGCACCTGCAAGCCGGGCGCATCGACGGCTTTTGCGTCGGCGAACCGTGGGCGGCCAGCGCCGTGCAGCAGGATCTTGGCTTCACCCTGGCGACCAGCCAGAGCATCTGGCCCGACCACCCGGAAAAAGTCCTCGGCTGCACCCGGGAATTCGTCGAGCAATACCCAAACACCGCGCGGGCGCTGGTCATGGCCATTCTTGAGGCCAGTCGCTTCATCGAAGAAAGCCCGGAAAACCGCCGCAGTACCGCGCAATTGCTCAGCGCCACCGAATACCTCGACACCCCCGCCGCGTGCATCGAGCCGCGTTTTATGGGTGACTACGCCGATGGCCTCGGCAATCGCTGGCAGGATCCGCATGCGCTGCGTTTTCATGGCGATGGCGAGGTCAATCTGCCCTACCTTTCCGACGGCATGTGGTTCATGACCCAGTTCCGTCGCTGGGGTCTGTTGCGCGAGGATCCGGATTATCTGGCCGTCGCCCGCCAGGTTCAGCGTCTGGATCTGTATCGCGAGGCAGCGAGCGCTGTCGGTATTGCGGCTTCGCACGCCGACCTGCGCAGCAGCCAGTTGCTCGACGGCAAGGTCTGGGACGGCAGCGATCCGGCGGGCTATGCGCGCAGTTTCAAACTGCATGCCCTGAACGACGCCGCCCCCCTTCTCGCCCAGCGCTGA
- a CDS encoding ANTAR domain-containing response regulator, producing MLRILLINDTAKKVGRLKAALTEAGFEVIDESGLTIDLPARVETVRPDVILIDTESPSRDVMEQVVLVSRDQPRPIVMFTDEHDPGVMRQAIRSGVSAYIVEGIHAQRLQPILDVAMARFESDQALRAQLQARDQQLAERKRIELAKGLLMKMKDCNEEEAYTLMRRQAMSRQQKLIQVAEQIIAMSELLG from the coding sequence ATGTTGCGCATTCTGCTGATCAACGACACCGCGAAAAAAGTCGGACGCCTCAAAGCGGCGCTGACCGAGGCCGGCTTCGAGGTAATCGACGAGTCCGGCCTGACCATCGACCTGCCGGCGCGCGTCGAAACGGTGCGCCCGGACGTGATCCTGATCGATACCGAGTCACCGAGCCGCGATGTCATGGAGCAAGTGGTACTGGTCAGCCGCGACCAGCCCCGGCCGATCGTGATGTTTACCGACGAACATGACCCGGGGGTGATGCGTCAGGCGATCAGGTCCGGGGTCAGTGCCTACATCGTCGAAGGCATTCACGCACAACGGTTGCAGCCGATTCTCGATGTGGCGATGGCGCGCTTCGAGAGTGACCAGGCTTTGCGCGCGCAATTGCAGGCCCGTGACCAGCAACTGGCCGAGCGCAAGCGCATTGAACTGGCCAAGGGTTTATTGATGAAGATGAAGGATTGCAACGAGGAAGAGGCCTATACGCTGATGCGCCGCCAGGCCATGAGCCGCCAGCAGAAGCTGATTCAGGTGGCGGAGCAGATCATTGCCATGAGTGAGTTGCTGGGCTGA
- the rmf gene encoding ribosome modulation factor, producing the protein MRRLKRDPLERAFLRGYQYGVGGKSRELCPFTLPSVRQAWINGWREGRGDNWDGMTGTAGIHRLNELHAVG; encoded by the coding sequence ATGAGAAGACTTAAGCGTGATCCGTTGGAAAGAGCATTTTTGCGCGGATATCAATATGGCGTTGGTGGCAAATCCCGTGAGCTTTGCCCATTTACTCTACCGTCGGTACGTCAAGCCTGGATCAACGGCTGGCGAGAAGGACGCGGCGACAACTGGGACGGTATGACCGGCACTGCGGGAATCCACAGACTCAACGAACTTCACGCCGTCGGCTGA
- the nirD gene encoding nitrite reductase small subunit NirD produces MNWLDICALEEINALGSRIIAGPKGDIAIFRTSDDEVFALDDRCPHKGGPLSQGLIYGKRVACPLHNWQIDLETGEAQAPDIGCAHHHPARVENGRVQLALRDAI; encoded by the coding sequence ATGAACTGGCTCGATATCTGTGCGCTGGAAGAGATCAACGCCCTCGGTTCGCGGATCATTGCCGGGCCGAAAGGTGACATCGCGATTTTTCGTACAAGCGACGACGAGGTTTTCGCCCTCGATGACCGCTGCCCGCACAAGGGCGGCCCGCTGTCGCAGGGCCTGATCTATGGCAAGCGCGTGGCCTGCCCGCTGCACAACTGGCAGATCGACCTGGAAACCGGCGAAGCCCAGGCGCCGGACATCGGCTGTGCGCACCATCATCCGGCGCGGGTCGAGAATGGCCGGGTGCAACTGGCCCTGCGGGACGCCATCTGA
- a CDS encoding nitrate/nitrite transporter has protein sequence MNSSFWKSGHTPTLFAAFLYFDLSFMVWYLLGPLAVQIAADLHLTTQQRGLVVATPILAGAVLRFAMGMLADRLSPKTAGLIGQVIVICALFGAWKLGIHSYEQALILGLFLGMAGASFAVALPLASQWYPPEHQGKAMGIAGAGNSGTVFAALLAPVIAAAFGWSNVFGFALIPLVLTLVLFALLAKNAPQRPKPKAMADYFKALGDRDSWWFMFFYSVTFGGFIGLASALPGYFNDQYGLSPVTAGYYTAACVFGGSLMRPLGGALADRFGGIRTLLAMYTVAAICIAAVGFNLPSSYAALALFVCTMLGLGAGNGAVFQLVPQRFRLEIGVMTGLIGMAGGIGGFALAAGMGAIKQSTGSYQLALWLFASLGVLAWFGLHGVKRRWRTTWGSAAVTAARV, from the coding sequence ATGAATTCAAGCTTCTGGAAATCCGGCCATACCCCGACCCTGTTCGCGGCCTTCCTGTATTTCGACCTGAGCTTCATGGTCTGGTACCTGCTCGGCCCGCTGGCGGTGCAGATTGCCGCCGACCTGCACCTGACCACCCAGCAGCGCGGCCTCGTCGTCGCCACGCCGATTCTCGCCGGCGCGGTGTTGCGCTTCGCCATGGGCATGCTCGCCGATCGCTTGTCGCCGAAGACCGCCGGGCTGATCGGCCAGGTCATCGTCATCTGCGCGCTGTTCGGCGCCTGGAAACTGGGTATCCACAGTTATGAACAGGCGCTGATCCTCGGCCTGTTCCTCGGCATGGCCGGCGCGTCGTTCGCCGTGGCCCTGCCGCTGGCCTCGCAATGGTATCCGCCAGAGCACCAAGGCAAAGCCATGGGCATCGCCGGCGCGGGCAACTCCGGCACCGTGTTCGCCGCGCTGCTGGCGCCAGTGATTGCCGCCGCGTTCGGCTGGAGCAATGTCTTCGGTTTCGCCCTGATCCCGCTGGTTTTGACCTTGGTGCTGTTCGCCCTGTTGGCAAAAAACGCCCCGCAGCGGCCGAAACCGAAAGCCATGGCCGACTACTTCAAGGCCCTCGGTGATCGCGACAGCTGGTGGTTCATGTTTTTCTACAGCGTCACCTTCGGCGGCTTCATCGGCCTGGCCAGCGCCCTGCCCGGTTACTTCAACGATCAATACGGTCTGAGCCCGGTGACCGCCGGCTACTACACCGCTGCCTGCGTGTTCGGCGGTAGCCTGATGCGGCCATTGGGTGGCGCGCTGGCCGATCGCTTCGGCGGCATCCGCACTTTGCTGGCGATGTACACCGTCGCTGCCATCTGCATTGCAGCGGTGGGCTTCAATCTGCCAAGTTCCTACGCTGCGCTGGCGCTTTTCGTCTGCACCATGCTCGGCTTGGGCGCCGGCAACGGTGCGGTTTTCCAACTGGTGCCGCAGCGTTTTCGTCTGGAGATCGGCGTGATGACCGGGCTGATCGGCATGGCCGGCGGTATCGGCGGCTTCGCCCTCGCGGCGGGCATGGGCGCGATCAAGCAAAGCACCGGCAGCTATCAACTGGCGCTGTGGTTGTTCGCCAGCCTGGGTGTGTTGGCTTGGTTTGGCCTGCACGGCGTCAAGCGTCGCTGGAGAACCACCTGGGGCTCGGCGGCAGTCACAGCGGCGCGGGTCTGA
- a CDS encoding bifunctional protein-serine/threonine kinase/phosphatase: MALQLSFAEASATGPRAENQDALRSVTPAPALAVSKGYLFAIADGVSQCADGGLAARSTLQALALDYYATSETWSAAQALDRLLLAQNRWLQANGGGQPLLTTVSALVMRGRRFTLAHVGDCRVYRWHAERLQRISEDHVWEQPGMQHVLKRALGLDQHLVLDFLDGELREGESFVLLSDGVWSTLGDTAIAAILRDQVDLPSAAQTLVNAAHLAGSQDNASALLVRVDALGEASIGDALVQLQQWPLPPTLKPGQAFEGWQVQGIIGQSQQSLLYRVLDSQGQPWLLKTLPARLADDPQAGQALLSEEWFLKRVAGRHFPQIHACTQRQHLYYVMREYAGTTLADVFQHSGPLPLAQWLDIAERLLRAVGLLHRRQILHRDIKPENLLLDDDGELRLLDFGLAYCPGLSEDAPSTLPGTPSFIAPEAFRGEPPSAQQDLYSVGVTLYYLLTGHFPYGEIEAFQRPRFGVPVNASRYRPDLPEWLAQSLERGVAADPQQRFETAEEWLLVLEQGERQSLSVRPRPLLEREPLKVWRTMALLALLGNVVLLVLLFHS; encoded by the coding sequence ATGGCTCTGCAACTGAGCTTCGCCGAAGCCAGCGCCACCGGCCCGCGCGCGGAGAATCAGGACGCCCTGCGCTCGGTGACACCGGCGCCGGCACTGGCGGTGAGCAAGGGATATCTGTTCGCCATCGCCGACGGCGTCAGCCAGTGCGCCGATGGCGGCCTCGCCGCGCGTTCGACCTTGCAGGCGCTGGCGCTGGACTACTACGCGACATCGGAAACCTGGAGCGCGGCCCAAGCGCTGGATCGCCTGCTGCTCGCGCAAAATCGCTGGCTGCAGGCCAACGGCGGCGGGCAACCGTTGCTGACCACAGTCAGCGCGCTGGTGATGCGCGGTCGACGCTTCACCCTCGCCCACGTCGGCGATTGCCGGGTCTATCGCTGGCACGCCGAGCGCTTGCAGCGCATCAGCGAGGATCACGTCTGGGAGCAACCGGGCATGCAACACGTGCTCAAGCGTGCGCTCGGGCTCGATCAGCATCTGGTCCTGGATTTCCTCGACGGCGAACTGCGTGAGGGCGAAAGCTTCGTGCTGCTCAGCGACGGCGTCTGGTCGACCCTGGGCGATACCGCGATCGCCGCGATTCTGCGCGATCAAGTGGATCTGCCCAGCGCGGCGCAAACCTTGGTCAACGCCGCGCATCTGGCCGGCAGTCAGGACAACGCCAGTGCCCTGCTGGTGCGCGTCGATGCGCTGGGCGAAGCGAGCATCGGCGATGCGCTGGTGCAATTGCAGCAATGGCCACTGCCGCCAACGCTGAAACCCGGGCAAGCGTTTGAAGGCTGGCAGGTGCAAGGCATCATCGGCCAGAGCCAGCAATCACTGCTGTATCGCGTGCTCGATAGTCAGGGCCAGCCTTGGCTATTGAAGACGTTGCCGGCGCGGCTCGCCGACGACCCGCAGGCCGGGCAGGCGCTGCTGTCGGAAGAATGGTTCCTCAAGCGCGTGGCCGGCCGGCATTTTCCGCAAATCCATGCCTGCACTCAGCGTCAACATTTGTATTACGTGATGCGCGAATACGCCGGGACGACGCTGGCCGACGTGTTTCAACACAGCGGCCCGTTGCCTTTGGCGCAGTGGCTGGACATCGCCGAACGGCTATTGCGCGCGGTCGGGCTGCTGCATCGGCGGCAGATTCTGCATCGCGACATTAAACCGGAAAACCTGCTGCTGGATGACGACGGCGAGCTGCGCCTGCTGGATTTCGGCCTGGCTTATTGCCCGGGACTGTCCGAGGACGCGCCGTCGACCCTGCCAGGAACACCTAGTTTCATCGCCCCGGAAGCGTTTCGCGGCGAACCACCGAGTGCACAACAGGATTTGTATTCTGTCGGTGTCACTCTCTATTACCTGCTCACCGGGCATTTTCCCTATGGCGAAATCGAGGCGTTCCAGCGGCCCCGATTTGGCGTACCGGTGAATGCCAGTCGCTATCGCCCGGACCTGCCGGAATGGCTGGCGCAAAGTCTGGAACGCGGCGTCGCCGCCGATCCGCAGCAACGCTTTGAAACCGCCGAAGAGTGGCTGCTGGTGCTGGAACAGGGTGAGCGGCAAAGTTTGAGTGTGCGGCCCCGGCCTTTGTTGGAACGGGAGCCGTTGAAGGTCTGGCGGACCATGGCGCTTCTGGCATTGCTCGGGAATGTGGTGCTGCTGGTTTTGTTGTTTCACAGTTGA
- a CDS encoding quinone-dependent dihydroorotate dehydrogenase, with amino-acid sequence MYTLARQLLFKLSPETSHDLSLDLIGAGGRLGLNGLLCKAPAKMPVTVMGLEFPNPVGLAAGLDKNGAAIDGFAQLGFGFVEIGTVTPRPQPGNPKPRIFRLPEAEAIINRMGFNNLGVDNLLARVAAAKYQGVLGINIGKNFDTPVERAVDDYLICLDKVYAHASYVTVNVSSPNTPGLRSLQFGDSLKQLLADLATRRAELALRHGKHVPLAIKIAPDMTDEETAQVAQALIETGMDAVIATNTTLSRVGVEGMEHGDEAGGLSGAPVREKSTHTVKVLAGELAGRLPIIAAGGITEGKHAAEKITAGASLVQIYSGFIYKGPALIRESVDAIAALR; translated from the coding sequence ATGTACACCCTGGCCCGTCAGCTGTTGTTCAAACTTTCTCCGGAAACCTCCCACGATCTGTCGCTGGATCTGATCGGCGCGGGTGGACGTTTGGGCCTCAACGGCTTGCTGTGCAAGGCGCCGGCGAAAATGCCGGTGACCGTCATGGGGCTGGAGTTCCCGAACCCGGTGGGGCTGGCGGCAGGTCTGGACAAGAACGGCGCGGCCATCGACGGCTTTGCGCAACTGGGTTTCGGTTTTGTCGAAATCGGCACCGTGACCCCGCGTCCGCAGCCGGGTAACCCGAAACCACGGATCTTCCGCCTGCCGGAAGCCGAGGCGATCATCAACCGCATGGGCTTCAACAACCTCGGTGTGGATAACCTGCTGGCGCGGGTCGCTGCGGCAAAATACCAAGGCGTGCTGGGCATCAACATCGGCAAGAACTTCGATACCCCGGTCGAGCGTGCGGTCGACGATTACCTGATCTGCCTGGACAAGGTTTACGCCCACGCCAGCTACGTCACCGTCAACGTCAGCTCGCCAAACACCCCGGGCCTGCGCAGCCTGCAGTTCGGTGACTCGCTCAAGCAATTGCTCGCTGATCTGGCCACCCGTCGCGCCGAACTGGCCCTGCGTCACGGCAAGCATGTGCCGCTGGCGATCAAGATCGCGCCGGACATGACCGACGAAGAAACTGCGCAGGTTGCCCAGGCGTTGATCGAAACCGGCATGGACGCGGTCATCGCCACCAATACGACTTTGAGCCGTGTCGGTGTTGAAGGCATGGAGCATGGCGACGAGGCGGGCGGTCTGTCGGGTGCGCCGGTGCGTGAGAAGAGCACCCATACCGTGAAAGTGCTGGCGGGCGAATTGGCCGGGCGTTTGCCGATCATTGCCGCTGGCGGCATTACCGAGGGCAAGCACGCGGCAGAGAAAATCACTGCCGGTGCAAGCCTGGTGCAGATCTATTCGGGCTTCATCTACAAAGGCCCGGCGCTGATTCGTGAATCGGTGGATGCGATCGCTGCGTTGCGCTGA
- the nirB gene encoding nitrite reductase large subunit NirB, producing MKKLKLVMIGNGMAGVRTLEELLKLSDELYDITVFGAEPHTNYNRILLSPVLAGEQTFEEIVLNDLDWYLENNIKLLLNRKVVEIDRVKRRVIAEDGTEAEYDRLLIATGSTPFILPIPGNTLQGVIGYRDIADTQAMIDTARTHKHAVVIGGGLLGLEAANGLMLRGMHVTVVHLGEWLLERQLDKTSGQLLQSALESRGLHFRLCEQTQALHDAGNGRVGSVQFKNGDIIPADLVVMAAGIRPNTELAEKAGIPCNRGILVNDTLQTYDPRIYAIGECASHRGIAYGLVAPLFEQAKVCANHLAQLGFARYQGSVTSTKLKVTGIDLFSAGDFMGGEGTETITLSDPIGGVYKKLVIKDDVLVGACLYGDTADGGWYFRQIRENHAIGEIRDHLMFGENALGDVGHQGQDKAMVMADSAEVCGCNGVCKGTIVKAIQEHGLFSVDEVKKHTKAASSCGSCAGLVEQILINTVGGAADVKPKSEKAICGCSDLNHGQIRQAIREEHLLTIAETMSYLNWRTPNGCATCRPALNYYLISTWPGEAKDDPQSRLINERAHANIQKDGTYSVVPRMWGGVTNPSELRRIADVADKYNVPMVKVTGGQRIDLLGIKKQDLPGVWKDLDMPSGHAYGKSIRTVKTCVGSEFCRFGTQNSTQLGIELEHDLFNMWSPHKVKLAVSGCPRNCSEAGIKDVGIIGVDSGWEMYIGGNGGIKTEVAEFFVKLKTAEEVREYNGAFLQLYREEAFYLERTVHYLQRVGMEHIKKNVLEDAERRKALNERLQFSLSFEQDPWKERLAQPQLKKEFDVIPVKNLEVPA from the coding sequence ATGAAAAAACTCAAACTGGTGATGATCGGCAATGGCATGGCCGGGGTGCGTACCCTGGAAGAACTGCTCAAGCTGAGCGACGAGCTCTACGACATCACCGTCTTCGGCGCCGAACCGCACACCAACTACAACCGCATCCTGCTGTCGCCGGTGCTGGCCGGCGAGCAGACGTTCGAAGAGATCGTCCTCAACGACCTCGACTGGTACCTGGAAAACAACATCAAATTGCTGCTCAACCGCAAAGTGGTGGAGATCGACCGGGTCAAACGCCGAGTGATTGCCGAGGACGGCACCGAAGCCGAGTACGATCGCCTGCTGATCGCCACCGGCTCGACCCCGTTCATCCTGCCAATCCCCGGCAACACTTTGCAGGGCGTGATCGGTTACCGCGACATCGCCGACACCCAGGCCATGATCGACACCGCCAGGACCCACAAGCACGCCGTGGTCATCGGCGGCGGCCTGCTCGGCCTCGAAGCGGCCAACGGCCTGATGCTGCGCGGCATGCACGTCACCGTGGTGCACCTCGGCGAATGGCTGCTGGAGCGGCAACTGGACAAGACCAGCGGCCAGCTTCTCCAATCGGCGCTGGAATCCCGTGGCCTGCATTTTCGCCTGTGCGAACAGACCCAAGCCTTGCACGACGCCGGCAATGGCCGGGTCGGGTCGGTGCAGTTCAAGAACGGCGACATCATTCCTGCCGATCTGGTGGTGATGGCCGCCGGCATTCGCCCCAACACCGAACTGGCAGAAAAGGCCGGCATTCCGTGCAATCGCGGGATTCTGGTCAACGACACCCTGCAAACCTACGACCCGCGCATCTACGCAATCGGCGAATGCGCCAGCCATCGCGGCATCGCCTACGGTCTGGTTGCGCCGCTGTTCGAACAAGCCAAGGTCTGCGCCAATCACCTCGCGCAACTGGGTTTCGCTCGCTATCAGGGCTCGGTGACTTCGACCAAATTGAAAGTCACCGGCATCGACCTGTTCTCCGCTGGCGACTTCATGGGCGGCGAAGGTACCGAGACCATCACCCTCTCCGACCCGATCGGCGGCGTGTACAAAAAACTGGTGATCAAGGATGACGTGCTGGTCGGCGCCTGTCTGTATGGCGATACGGCAGATGGTGGTTGGTATTTCCGGCAGATTCGTGAGAATCACGCCATCGGCGAGATCCGCGATCACCTCATGTTCGGCGAAAACGCTTTAGGCGACGTAGGACATCAGGGCCAGGACAAAGCCATGGTCATGGCCGACAGCGCCGAAGTCTGCGGCTGCAACGGTGTGTGCAAGGGCACCATCGTCAAGGCGATTCAGGAACACGGCCTGTTCAGCGTCGATGAAGTCAAGAAACACACCAAGGCTGCCAGCTCCTGCGGTTCCTGCGCCGGCCTTGTTGAACAGATCCTGATCAATACGGTGGGTGGCGCGGCCGACGTCAAACCGAAAAGCGAAAAAGCCATCTGCGGTTGCAGCGACCTCAACCACGGGCAGATTCGTCAGGCGATCCGTGAGGAACACCTGCTGACCATCGCCGAGACGATGAGTTACCTGAACTGGCGCACACCCAATGGCTGCGCGACCTGTCGCCCGGCGCTCAACTACTACCTGATTTCCACCTGGCCGGGCGAGGCCAAGGATGATCCGCAATCGCGTCTGATCAACGAACGCGCCCACGCCAACATCCAGAAGGACGGCACCTATTCGGTGGTGCCGCGCATGTGGGGCGGCGTGACCAACCCATCGGAACTGCGGCGGATCGCCGATGTGGCCGACAAGTACAACGTGCCGATGGTCAAGGTCACCGGCGGTCAGCGCATCGACTTGCTGGGGATCAAGAAACAGGATCTGCCCGGCGTCTGGAAAGACCTCGACATGCCGTCCGGCCACGCCTACGGCAAATCCATCCGCACCGTGAAAACCTGCGTCGGCAGCGAGTTCTGCCGCTTCGGCACGCAGAACTCGACGCAACTGGGCATCGAACTCGAGCACGACCTGTTCAACATGTGGTCGCCGCACAAAGTGAAGCTGGCCGTGTCCGGTTGCCCCCGCAACTGCTCGGAAGCGGGCATCAAGGACGTAGGAATTATCGGCGTCGACTCCGGCTGGGAGATGTACATCGGTGGCAATGGCGGGATCAAGACCGAAGTCGCCGAGTTCTTCGTCAAGCTCAAGACTGCCGAAGAAGTCCGTGAATACAACGGCGCGTTTCTGCAGCTCTACCGCGAAGAAGCCTTCTACCTCGAGCGCACCGTGCATTACCTGCAACGGGTCGGCATGGAGCACATCAAGAAGAACGTGCTCGAAGACGCCGAGCGGCGCAAGGCCCTGAATGAGCGCCTGCAATTCTCCCTGTCGTTCGAACAGGACCCATGGAAAGAGCGCCTGGCGCAGCCGCAACTGAAGAAAGAATTCGACGTGATCCCCGTGAAAAACCTGGAGGTGCCCGCATGA